The genomic region ATTCGACGACGTGGCCGTCTTCCAGCGTGAACTGGTAAGTGGTGTTTTCAAGGTCCGATTCCTTGACCAGCACGCCCTGGAAGACTTCGGGATTGAAGCGGAAGGTCGTGCAGCCTTTCAGGCCCATGTCGTAGGCGTATTCGTAGATCGACTTGAAGTTTTCGTAAGGAAAGTCGGTCGGCACGTTCGCGGTTTTAGAAATCGACGAATCGATCCATTTTTGCGCGGCGGCCTGAATGTCGACATGCTGCTTCGGGCTGATGTCGTCGGCGGCGATGAAATAGTCGGGCAACTGCCGGGCGGGATCGTCGCTGTAGGGCATCGCGTCGGCGTTGACCAGGGCGCGGTAGGCCAGAAGTTCGAACGAAAAGACGTCGACTTTTTCCTTGCTCTTCTTGCCGGCTCGGATGACGTTGCGCGAATAATGGTGGGCGAAGCTGGGCTCGATGCCGTTGCTGGCGTTATTGGCCAGAGACAATGAAATGGTTCCGGTCGGCGCGATCGAACTGTGATGGGTGAAGCGCGATCCGTTCGCCGCCAGTTCCGCGACCAGTTCGGGCTCTTCCTTGGCCAGTTGCTGCATGTAGCGGCTGTATTTGGTGTGCAGCACCTTGCCTGGAACCTGGTCGCCGATTTTATAACCGTCGGCGATCATTTCCGGGCGCTTGTGCAGCAAAGCGCCGGTCACGGTGAACATCTGTTCCATGATCGGGGCCGGACCTTTTTCCTTTGCCAGCGCCAGTCCGGCCTTCCAGCCTTCCACGGCCATGACCTTGGTGACTTCTTCGGTAAACCGGAGCGAGTCGGCTTCGCCGTATTTCATGGCGAGCAAGGTCAATGTCGAGCCGAGCCCCAGATAGCCCATGCCGTGGCGGCGCTTGCTGAAGATTTCCTCGCGCTGTTTGGCGAGCGGCAGGCCGTTGATTTCGACGACGTTGTCGAGCATGCGGGTAAAGATGCGGACCGTTTTGCGGTAAGTGTCCCAGTCGAAATGCGCTTCGCTGGTAAACGGCTTTCTCACGAAGCGGGTCAGGTTAATCGAACCCAACAGACAACTGCCGTAAGGTGGCAGCGGCTGTTCGCCGCAGGGGTTGGTCGCGCGGATGTTTTCGCAGAACCAGTTGTTGTTCATCTCGTTGACCTTGTCGATCAGGATGAAGCCGGGTTCGGCGTAGTCGTAGGTCGAACTCATGATGATGTCCCACAGGCGGCGCGCCGGCAGCGTTTTGGTGATGCGGCAGGCGATCAGACCGTCGTTGTTGACGATGTAGCCGTCCTTGCAGGGCAGATCGCGCCAGAGGATCTGTTTTTTGTCGTTTAGGTCCAGTTTGTCCACCTTGACTTCCTTCTCGGTGACCGGAAACGACAAGGGCCAGGGCAGGTCGTTTTTGACCGCCTCGACGAACTCGGAAGTAATCAACAGCGACAGGTTGAACTGGCGTAGGCGGCCGTTCTCGCGTTTGGCCCGGATAAACTCGATGACGTCCGGATGGCCGACGTCGAAAGTGGCCATTTGCGCGCCGCGGCGTCCGCCCGCGGAGGAAACGGTAAAGCACATCTTGTCGTAGATGTCCATAAACGACAAAGGTCCCGAGGTATAGGCGCCGGCGCCGGAGACATAGGCGTTTTTCGGGCGCAGAGTCGAGAATTCGTAGCCGATGCCGCAGCCGGCCTTTAAGGTCAGCCCGGCTTCATGCACCTTGGCCAGGATATCGTCCATCGAATCGGCGATCGTGCCGGACACGGTGCAGTTGATCGTCGACGTGGCGGGCTTGTGCTCCAGCGCGCCGGCGTTGGAGACGATGCGCCCGGCCGGGATGGCGCCTTGCCGCAGGGCCCAGAGGAATTCCTTGTAATATTGATCTTGCTTGTTCTTGCCGGTTTCGACCTCCGACAGCGCCTTGGCGACCCGCTGGTAAGTCTCATCAATGGTCGCATCGATGGCCACGCCTTCTTTCGTTTTTAAGCGGTATTTGGTGTCCCAGATATCGATGGAGGCATCCTGTAAGGGAATTTCGGTAACCGTGTTGGCGATGACATGGAGATGTGCGTTCATGATGATGTCCCTGTGAATCGTGATTGAAAGGATGGGTTAAAGTCGCGATAAATCAGCCAGTTAGGAAGGCGAAGATTTATCGTTGAGTGACTATATGTAGTTAATTGGATTTAACCTATGCACAATATATAGTGTTTTTGAAAAAATACAATAATGGATTCCGATAAATTTGCAAAGCCGTCGCCGTTGCTGGACCGGAAGAGTGAGGGATGTGAATGAGGCTGAAATTCGAATTCAACAATTTTCAAATACTTGCCGATTTTTGACGTATTTGCTGCAAAGTCGAGTACTCTCCATGAGGTCGAATAGGTCGAATTTAAGAGGATATGACCGGAATAAATAAAAAAATTGATTTTTGAATTCGTTCCGATATCATATGCGGTTCGCGGAGAGATGGCTGAGCGGTCGAAAGCGGCGGTCTTGAAAACCGTTGAGGGTTTATCCCCTCCCAGAGTTCGAATCTCTGTCTCTCCGCCACTTCTTCTTTAAAATCAGTAAGTTATTTAATTAATTAAGTCGTTAGTTCCTATATCCTGGAAGTTAACTTAACTTTCCAGAGTCATCAATGCCTTGAGGCGTTTTTTCACTAAATAGTCGTCCCTGAAAAAGTCATTTTTTTGAAAAAAACAGCTCATTAGGAAACATAAACAGATTCCTGAACCGTTTTATTTTGTAAAAACCGGCAGATGGCTTCCCCGATTTCCGGCCAAAAAATCCTCAACCGCCTGAGGATTAAACGCATGTTGTGTCCAGCGGCGCAGAGAACGGCATTCATGGCATCACCGAGTTGGCCTTTCAGGTAATTTCTGCTCAGCAAGCCATCGTTCTTCATGTGTCCAATCACCGGCTCGATGGCATTGCGCCGTTTTAACGCGGTTTTCAACCGTCGGGTATGGACTCCCCGTTTTTGCCTTGACTTGTACAGGGTGACACCGGGTATTTCTCGCTCCCGATAGCCCAAATCCACAAAAGCTTCTTTGGCTCGGGTACCGCTCAGGATTTCAGCTTGTTCCAGGCAGGAGTACAAGGTATCGCCGTCATAAGGATTGCCGGGAAAGCTCCTGGCGCCCAGCACGAAATTACTTTTATTGGTCACCGTGATGCCGACTTTGACGCCGAACTCGTATTTTTTGTGTGCTTTCCCTTTACTGATGCATTCCACTTCCGGTGCATGAAAGCTGTAGAGTTTGTTTTTGTCGGTGTGTTTCTGATTCAGTATCCGCTGGGTTTTGGCCAGGGCGTCCTGAAGCCCCCTTTGCGCGGCCAGCTCCTGTTGCGGCAGTTGCCGCAGGATATCCCGATAAACACGACCGACCAGGGTTTTCAGTTGCTTCAGGGCTTTTTGCTTACGCTTCATTTGCTTGGCATGATGATAACGATGCGATTGCACTAACAGCAGCGGTGCCTTTTTATTGTAGTTCTGTCGCAGGGGCAGCCCGTGTTGTCCAGCCAGCTTGACCAGCTCCCGACGGCATTTTTCGTACAACTTGCCGTCCGTCGGAAAGCCAACCGCTTTTTCCTGAACGGTAGTATCGACGGTGACCGATTGAAAATCTCGTTTCTTCACGGTCCGGGTAGCGACGCCCGCCTCGATCGTCAATAACAACAGCCACTCACAGCCGGCTTCACCGATCCGTTGCCGCCATTTCGTCAGCGAGGTCGGATGACAGGGAACCTCATGCTGAAAAAAGGTTTCGCCACAAAAGTACTGCCAATAACCGTTTTCAACCCAGCGTTTAACGACCGCTTCATCCGATAAACCTTCCGCATGTTTCAGATAATGCAATCCGGCGATCAAACGGGTCGACAACGCCGGGGCGCCTTGTTCTGCTTCAAAAAACGGGCCGAATTCTTCGTCCAGCCGAGCCCAGTCTATTTTGCTGGCCAATCGATAAAGTTCATGTTTCGGGTTCAAAAACTCGTCCAGGCGAGTTTTGAAAAGGTCATTTTGCACAACTTCCTGAGGACGTTTGGGCTTCATTTTTCGGTGAAAATTTGCAAGAAAATAAAACCCATTTTAACATTTTCTTGCAATTTTTGACCTCATAAATATCCATTTATATGATATTAATCAATTTCTTATGAATTAATCAGGGACGACTAAATATATCCCAATGTCTTTATCCATTAAGATGCTCAGAAATAGCGTCTTTCGGATCGTGAGCACTTTTTTAAACCGGTCGTCGTCCTTTCTAATTTCTAAAAGGAACAAATTGTCGTTCGGTTTGCCAAATTTTGTGATGGGGCGGCCTGTTGTTTCAAGCGAATAAGTTTTTGTCGGAAAATGAACGCCGGAAGTGTTTTTTCTTAAAAAACCATATTCTTTGATTATGCCGGACCAAGGCTGAACAGGCTCCAAACAATTTGCTCAGGAGGATGATCCGATGCCTGAAATCCCACATGATATTTGGCCTGAAAGCACTTTGGCCCTGTTGCTCGATCCGTACCGGTTTATTTCGAAGCACTGCCGGCATTACCGCTCCGATCTCTTCCAGACCCGGCTCATGCTCCGCAAGACCATCTGCATGACGGGACCGGAAGCGGCCGAGCTGTTTTATGACGAGAGCCGGTTCATACGAAACGGCGCCGCTCCGCCATGGCTCCTGAAGACTCTTTTCGGTCAGGGCGGTGTCCAGGCACTGGATGGCGAAGCGCATCGGCATCGCAAGCAGATGTTTATGTCCCTGATGTCACCGGAACGCATTGAGCAATTGGGCGCCATCACCGCCGAGGGATGGCGGAATTATGCCCGGAAATGGGCAAAAATGGACAGGATTGTGCTTTACGACGAGGTGAACAGGCTTTTGTCCCAGTCCGTGTGCACTTGGGTCGGGGTTTCGCTTCCGGAGCCGGAAGTCGGCAAAAGAACGGCCGAGCTGATGGCCATGTTCGATAAAGCGGCTGGCTTCGGGCGGGGGCATTGGTTAGCCCGGTTGTTTCGTAAGCGGGCTGAAAGATGGATCGAAAATCTGATCGAGGATATCCGCGCCGGGCGCATCAAGCCGCCCGAAGAGAGTGCGGCCTGGGTAATGGCAATGCACCGGGACTTGAATGGGCAATTGCTGGATCGGCATACCGCGGCAGTGGAACTCATCAATGTACTGCGGCCGACGGTGGCGGTTTCGGTCTTTATCGTGTTCGCTGCGCTGTCTCTGTATCAGTATCCGGTATGCCGGGAAAGGCTTGCGGCCGGGGAGGAGGGCTTTGCGGACCTGTTTGTGCAGGAGGTCCGGCGGTTCTATCCGTTCTTTCCCGCGGTCATGGCCGTTGTGAAGCAGGATTTCGACTGGAAGGGCTATCGTTTCCCGCAGGGGAGCAAGGCGGCACTGGACTTGTTCGGCACCAACCATGACGAACGGAGTTGGGAGTTTCCGTATGAATTTCAGCCGGATCGGTTCCGGCACTGGGAAGAAAATGCATTCAGTTTCATTCCACAGGGAGGCGGTGAGCATTATCACGGTCACCGTTGCCCAGGCGAATGGATCGCTCTCGAACTGATCAAGGTAGCATCGAACTTTCTGGCCAGAGATCTTGCTTATGACGTGCCGGAGCAGGATCTGGGAATCGACTACAGAAGACTGCCTGCTCTGCCGCGTAGCCGCTTCGTCATTAGTAATGTGAGAGAGCGGGTGTAACGGGCGCTGTGCGACGGCAAAAGCGCAGTGCTCTCCTCCGATGGGCCCGGACTTAACGGCATACTGAAATTATCCGCTCGGTTTATTTTCGAGCATGCCTAAAACGGGCGGAAGGAAGCCAAAAATCTTCGTGGCCGATAGAGCCGGTAAAACGGCATTGAATCAGCCTTTTAAAAGGCGGGTCTGTGCTTTGAGATTGAAGTCGGAACCGTTTTGAAAGCGGCCGCGGTACGACAGATATTTTATGGATATGAAATGTTTTTATCTCTCATTCACTCTCTAAAATTAATCCTTTCGAACTCATTGAATTCTTGAGTTTTGTGAAGATCCGGGATATATTTTCGCCAGATCAAGGAAAATGCCGGCTACACGACATTTCCTGAACAATTTCAGGCCACGGTTTTCCCTCTCGTTGAATTGAATGGCCGAAAGAATCGATAAGGCTGAAATAAAAACGGACATTTCGGCATATGATCGGATAAAAAATCAAGATTTTCGAGACGTAGATGTAATCTCGGCTCTTCAAACACATCATAAATTTTTAACATTCCAGCAAGATAATAAGCCGTAAACCTCATTTTCACCTAAGAGCAACCCTCATCAGAAGGATGTTCCAGGCCACCCGCTGAAGCAGTGTTTGCCGGCAATAATAAAGGGCGGAAAAGCCGATTTTTGGGAGTAATTCTTCATTACATATCATTTTCAAATGAGGTCCGGTGGATAATCCTGTCACAGTGACTATACTTTTTTATTGTTTTACTTGTCGTTTACTTGAGGATTCATAATGTCGAAAGAAGGGGCTCAGGCCATAATTCGCGCGAAAGCACCGTTACGTGTCAGTTTTGCCGGAGGCGGTACCGATGTGCCTCCGTATTGCGATACTTACGGTGGCTGTGTTTTAAACGCTACCATAAACAAGTACGCCTACAGTACCTTACAGCCTACCTTGAACGATAAGATCGAAGTTCATTCGCTCGATTACGATTACATTGCTCATTTTCAGGTTGAAGACAATTTGCCGTTGGATGGCGAAATGGATCTGTTAAAGGCTGTCATTAATCGGTTGAAGCGGGGCCAGAAGGGTGTGAGTCTGATGACGCATAATGATGCGCCACCGGGATCCGGATTGGGCTCTTCATCCGCGATGGTGGTGTCCCTGGTCGGTGCCTTTAACGAGTGGCACGGATTGGGTTTGAGCGACTATGAAATTGCCAATCTGGCGCTTGAAATCGAGCGGGTGGATCTGGCCATTTCGGGAGGAAAACAGGACCAGTATGCCTGTACTTTCGGCGGCTTCAACTTCATGGAGTTCGGCCATGACTATACCCTGGTAAACCCGTTGCGCATCAAGAAGGATATCATCAACGAACTTGAATACAACCTTCTTTTATATTACACTGGAAAGAGCAGGCTTTCCGGTAACATCATTGATGCTCAAGTAAAAAACGTCAACGACGGCAAGAAAAAAAGCCTGGATGCCATGCACGATCTCAAGCAACAAACCCTGGATATGAAAAATGCCTTGTTGAGAGGGCAGACGCATAAATTCGGGGAGCTCCTGCATTCCGCTTGGGAGTCTAAAAAAAGTATGGCGGATGAAATCAGCAATCCACTCATTGACGAAATGTACGATACTGCCCGCCAAGCCGGTGCGATAGGTGGAAAAGTCAGTGGTGCAGGCGGAGGCGGTTTTATGACCTTCTACTGTGCAAACGGCAAAAAAAATAAAGTCGCTGAATCTTTAGAGCGCTTGGGCGGTGAAGTGGTGGATTTTCAATTTGAGCTCAACGGGCTTCAAAGCTGGCGCGTCGGTTAGCATTTTAAGTACGTGTTAATCTTTTGCAGCAATAATCCTTACTTTTCGGCAACCGTTTTATTGAATTGCGGAAATCAATAGGGAAAATTGCTTTGTCCAGATCTTTTAATACTCAGATAATTTCCCGGCGCAGGATGGGTTGGCTTTAAATTTTGATAAAGCGACCGGGCACGTACCGTTGTTCGTGCCTTTTATAACAAATTATTCCCCCTCAGTGCATTACCAATTAAAGGAGAAACGCGATATGGCGGCCGTTAGTGAAAATGATACTCGACTTTCCAGTCTGTCCATTGTATTTCCGGCTTACAATGAAGAAAGCAATATTGAGAAGGCAGTCGATGCTGCGCGTCAGGTTCTTCAAAAATATGCCCAATCCTATGAAGTTGTGGTAGTGAACGACGGCAGCAAAGACCGGACGGGCGAAATTATTGATCGGTTGGCGCGAGAGGATAAAAACGTGGTGCCTGTTCATCTTGCTCAAAACAGCGGCTACGGCCGCGCATTGTGCACCGGTCTTTACAAGGCCCGTTGCGACTACATCTTTTTTAGTGATTCGGATCTTCAATTCGATCTGAATGAAATCAACAAGTTGATAGAATGGATAGGGGAATACGATATTGTGGTTGGCTACCGTGCGAAAAGAGCCGATCCTTTCCATAGAAAATTGAATGCATGGGCATGGAACAGGCTGGTCCGGATTTTGCTTGGCGTTAAGGTGAGGGACATCGATTGCGCGTTCAAGTTGTTCCGACGCAAAGTGTTGGATACCATCAAGCTTGATTCGGCTGGGGCTTTGGTCAATACCGAAATGTTTGCAATGGCTGCGCAAAACGAATTTAGCGTCAAGGAAGTGCCGGTCAGCCATTTTGAAAGAAGACAGGGACAGCAAACGGGGGCGAATCCGAAAGTGATACTAAAGGCATTCCGTGAACTGTTTGCCATGTACGGCCGCTTGAAACTCAAAGGGACCAATGCGCAGTGAGCAGGAATCCATTGCTTCGATGACTCAGGGTGCTTATTTAATAAGGAGGCTTAATGATACATGAGTATTTCAAGCAGATAGCGCAACAACATCCCGAAAAGCCGGCTATTATCTCCGGCAAACAAGTGATCAGTTACGCCGAGTTGCTTGATCGCATTGACGGTCTGTCGGCAGCGCTGGCTGAATCGGGTGTTAAAAAGGGCGATGCGGTCGGGGTTTTATTGCCGAACAGTGTCGACTTTGTCGCATCGATCCTGGCGATCATGGCTTGTCGTGCGATTGCGGTTCCCGTCAATACTCGTTTTCAGGCTGCCGAGGTCAAGTATTATCTGGAAACCTCTTCCGCTTGCAAGGTGATTCATGGAGACAAGGCGGAGGCATTGCTTGAGAGTATTTCCACGCCGATAGAGAAAATCAATCTGGACAAGCAGTCCATGGCGGGCACGAAAGGGACGCCGGAGGCGGCAGTGGTCGGCGGAGAAGTGCCGGCTCTTCACATGTATTCTTCAGGATCCACGGGCAAGCCGAAAAGAGTGACTCGCACGCAGACTCAATTAATGGCCGAATACCGGGCTTTGGCCGCGACGATCGAATTGTCCGATCAGGATGTCGTATTATGCACCGTTCCTCTTTACCATGCGCACGGTTTCAATAATTGTATGTTCGCTGCGTTGATGTCGGGCGGGACTCTGGTCCTGATGGAAGGCGATTTTAATCCGAGAGAAGCGGTCAAGCTCATTGAAGGCTCGGGCGTTACCATTTACCCGGCCGTTCCTTTCATGATCAAAATGATCGCCGAATCTTTTTATCCTGCCAAGCCGGATCTGAGCGGCATAAGACTGGTATTTACCGCAGGAGCGCCTCTTGCTAAAGAAATCGCCGAGCGTTTCCGGAATACTTTCGGCAAGACAGTCAAGCAACTGTACGGATCGACCGAAACGGGTGCGATCTGTATCAATTATGACGGCGATACGACGACTGAAGAGTCGGTGGGCAAGCCGCTGAAAGGCGTTCAGGTCGATATCCTAGATGAGAATGGAGAGCTTGTGTCCGCTGGATCACTCGGCGAGGTAGCGGTCCGGAGCCCCGCGATGACCAGGCAGTATGACGATTTGCCCACGTTAACCGAGGAATGTTTCCGGGACGGTTATTATTTGTCGGGGGATCTGGGTCTGGTGGATGCCGAGGGGAGGCTTTTCATTAAAGGTCGGAAAAAACTTTTTATCAATGTCGCGGGTAATAAAGTGGACCCGCTGGATGTGGAAACGGTCATTAAAACGCATCCGAAAATCCGTGAAGTGGTCGTGGTGGGCATGCCCCATTCCAATTATGGCGAAATGGTGAAAGCCGTCGTGGTTGCTGATGAGGGGTGTTCCGAAGAAGAAATTATCGCTTTGTGTGAACAGCAGTTTGCCTGGTACAAGGTGCCGAAAAAAGTGGAATTCCGCAGTGAAATACCGCGCAGTCCATTAGGTAAGATTTTAAGGAAACATCTGATAGATAATCCTGGGGAGGTCGTATGAGTACAGAAAGTTATAGCAATACTCTCCCTATGGAGAGTTATTTTAAGTCCAAAGGCTATGTGCCTGGCGGGATCATTACCAATAGCCGGCATGAAAATCTCGATATAGAAGCCATGCCGCCTTTTCTGAGAACATTGCTCGTGACGGACGGTACTGTAACGAAAAGTCTCGAAGCTTTCTTTTGGGAGCCGGTGGTGGTTGAAAACCTTGGGCAAACGCCGGTGACCTTATCCAGCGCCATCGAATGGATCAACATGCGTCCCGGCGATTCGGCATTGCAACGCGAAGTAAGGCTCAAGGGAGAAATCAGCGGGAAAGTGTATGCTTACGCCAAATCCTGGCTCAGGCTCGATTTGATACCTCAGGGACTGAAGGAAGATTTTCTTGCGGGCAACATCGGTATTGGCGAACTGTTGCGCGAACGGGGGCTTGAAAGTTACCGCGAAGTGCTCGATATCGGCCGTGAAATCGATGAATCATTAGCTCCCGTTTTTAACTCCGCTAAATGCGGCGAACTGCTCTATCGGACATACAGGGTTTTTATGCAGGGAGAGGCTACTATTTTGATCACGGAGAAATTCCCGTATCGTTTATACAATGATCGAACCTGACGGTTCGGTATCAAGCAAAACTGTAATTCTATCGGCTTAAATTCAGTTGTGAATCTGTCTTTCCTCGCTCGAAACGATAAAAATCGTTTCGGGCGAGGCGAGTCGTTTCTGTCGGCATTCCGGCGAATCGTTTCAAGAAATTCCTGACGACCTGTAATGGCCTAGGGAGTGCTCCGGCTGAGACTGGTTTGGAATTGAGCCCGGACAATTCCAGATGACACGCGGGAAATTGTCAGGCCAGGTAAACATTAAAATTGACAGTACGCCCAAATAGTGTCACTTTGGTGCAAATAATGTCACTTTTGCCCTACTTGCAACTGTTTGTGGTTTAAAAGCAAGCATTGCAATATACTGTCTGAATTAATTTTTCTTGAGTTCACGTCATTTTGACGATCAGGTTAATTTATTATTGAGAATTTTTAAATAATACGCCTGTTTGCGTCACATTAGAAAGCCATTTGGTATGATTTGGCGTGAAAATTGCTTTTTTTTAAAAGGAAGAGGATATTTTTTATGAGTCAAAATCGAAACACAATTGAATTGGTACGCGAGGTCGTGGAACGGGTAACGGGGGCCGATCTGTCGGGTACCCGCGTTGATCAACCGCTTGGCCTTGATTCAATCAATCGGATTACCTTGCTGGTTGAACTCGAACATGCACTCGAAAAGCCTCTGGACAGTGAAACGATGACTCCCGAAACATTCGAAAGCGTGAAAACGCTTGCTGAATTTATCGACAATCTGGGATAAGTCGTCATGTTTGAATATCTTCGTGCGGACATCCATAGAAAGCAGGAATGGTTTTTGAAGGAGAAGTCCTGGTTTGTCAAAAATATTCGGGTATTTCTTGAGCCCGGCACTATTGCCGTTATTGTTTTCCGGTATGGAAGATGGGTGAAAAACCTGAAGATACCGGTAATAAAGCAGTTTTTGAATTTATTTTATTTGCTTGGCAAGGCATTCGTCGTATTAGGGTTCGGAATTTATATTCCTGTCAATGCCAATATTGGAAAAGGCTTCACGATCCATAATTTTTCCGGAATTTTTATCTGTGAAGCCACGATCGGCGACAACTGCATCGTATTTCAAAATGTTACGATCGGCCACTTGCGGGGACAGCCTGAACCGCCGCGTCTTGGCAATAATGTATTTATCGGGGCAGGGGCCAAGGTGCTGGGAAGCGTCACTATCGGCGATAATGTCGCCATCGGCGCCAATTCGGTGGTAATAAATGACGTGCCGGATAATTGTACCGTATTGGGCGTCCCGGCTCGAATAATCTCTCGCGAAACCAACTGGATAACGGACAAGCTTGAAGGCCGTTCTATGAATTATTAGCGAATTCGTCAATTCGTATTTAAATTAAGAACTTGGATTTTTCAAATGTATCAATATAGTCGCGAAGATATTGCCAAAAAAATATCGCTTTCCGGAATAAATCCAGGATCTCCTTCCGCCTTTGCGGTTTTGCTTGATCCCGGAACTCTGGCTGTACTTGTTTACCGGTTCGGTCGTTTTGCTAAAAATGTACGATTGCCGGTGGTGGGCCATTTACTGAAGATTCTCTATTTTGTTTGCTTTTATTTGATCCAGATGCTCACAGGGATCAGTATTCAGGCCTATGCGGACATCGGGCCGCGGTTTGTCGTGATGCATTTTTCTTGCGTATTCGTGTTGGCGGAAAAAGTCGGCTCTGATTTTACCGTTTATGAAGGCGTAACGGTAGGCAATATCAGGGGTAAATCGAGATTGCCCATCATCGGTAATAATGTCACTCTTGAAGCGGGATGCAAGGTGCTGGGCGACGTGACCATAGGAGACAATGTGGTGGTGCGAGCCAATAGTTTGGTGCTCAGCGATATCCCGAGTAACTCCATCGCGCTAGGAAATCCGGCTAGACATACTCCCATGAAGCAAGACATAAATAATTCCGATCGGACCGAAATTCAACATTCATTAAAGCAGGAGATAATATGAGGCTTTTCGCAATTCAAGCGATGATCCGCCGTCTGGCGATTGGCGCAGATTTCAGAAGCGCAATGGCATCGATGGGAGGAGTGGGATCGACTGCATTGGCCCGGCATATCGGCTCGATTGCAGACAAAACAGTAAAGGAGCATGCCTATTCTCCTAGAGTTTTTGATCAATACGACAATATCAAGCTGGGTTACATTTACGGTAATCCGTACAACGCGGTGCTTTCAGTCTTTCGAAGAGGGTATCAGCACATGCATGTGCGTGCGATGAATGCGGATAGTGGAACTGAACCAAAGAATTTGGAAGGCATTTCATTGGAGGAGTTTCTGGCGCAGGGAAAGGACGAGTTTTACATGGAAAGGCAATTCGATAACTGGACCTCCGAAGTCAATCCGAAGCATCCCATCATATTGATTAAATACGAGGCGCTAGCCGATCACATCGGAGAAATACTTGATTTTTTCGGCACTAAGGATCCCTTCGAAGTCAAGGAGCGAAAATCGTCCTGGCTTGACCAGCCCGAATCGATTCGCAAACAGCTTGAAAAAGTATATGGGGGATTATTCGAAAAGGTTGAGGCTATGCCGTCGATTAAAATAATTTCTCCCAATAAATCCGCGTAAGGGATTTTGTGTAAAGATTGGACTAAACAGTAAATTTTGTTTTGGCGTTTTATTATTCGTTCAGCGAAGGTTAAGGGTGTACCGATTAAGTTTTACAATTCTTGACTTTCTAACTGCTTGTTATTTTGAATAACTATTGGGACGGGAATAAGGTACCGATATCGGCAAGGATTAATACTTAAAATAAGCAATATAAAAACCTTAACCGTGCTT from Methylosarcina fibrata AML-C10 harbors:
- a CDS encoding GHMP family kinase ATP-binding protein, whose translation is MSKEGAQAIIRAKAPLRVSFAGGGTDVPPYCDTYGGCVLNATINKYAYSTLQPTLNDKIEVHSLDYDYIAHFQVEDNLPLDGEMDLLKAVINRLKRGQKGVSLMTHNDAPPGSGLGSSSAMVVSLVGAFNEWHGLGLSDYEIANLALEIERVDLAISGGKQDQYACTFGGFNFMEFGHDYTLVNPLRIKKDIINELEYNLLLYYTGKSRLSGNIIDAQVKNVNDGKKKSLDAMHDLKQQTLDMKNALLRGQTHKFGELLHSAWESKKSMADEISNPLIDEMYDTARQAGAIGGKVSGAGGGGFMTFYCANGKKNKVAESLERLGGEVVDFQFELNGLQSWRVG
- a CDS encoding IS5 family transposase → MKPKRPQEVVQNDLFKTRLDEFLNPKHELYRLASKIDWARLDEEFGPFFEAEQGAPALSTRLIAGLHYLKHAEGLSDEAVVKRWVENGYWQYFCGETFFQHEVPCHPTSLTKWRQRIGEAGCEWLLLLTIEAGVATRTVKKRDFQSVTVDTTVQEKAVGFPTDGKLYEKCRRELVKLAGQHGLPLRQNYNKKAPLLLVQSHRYHHAKQMKRKQKALKQLKTLVGRVYRDILRQLPQQELAAQRGLQDALAKTQRILNQKHTDKNKLYSFHAPEVECISKGKAHKKYEFGVKVGITVTNKSNFVLGARSFPGNPYDGDTLYSCLEQAEILSGTRAKEAFVDLGYREREIPGVTLYKSRQKRGVHTRRLKTALKRRNAIEPVIGHMKNDGLLSRNYLKGQLGDAMNAVLCAAGHNMRLILRRLRIFWPEIGEAICRFLQNKTVQESVYVS
- a CDS encoding glycosyltransferase family 2 protein — translated: MAAVSENDTRLSSLSIVFPAYNEESNIEKAVDAARQVLQKYAQSYEVVVVNDGSKDRTGEIIDRLAREDKNVVPVHLAQNSGYGRALCTGLYKARCDYIFFSDSDLQFDLNEINKLIEWIGEYDIVVGYRAKRADPFHRKLNAWAWNRLVRILLGVKVRDIDCAFKLFRRKVLDTIKLDSAGALVNTEMFAMAAQNEFSVKEVPVSHFERRQGQQTGANPKVILKAFRELFAMYGRLKLKGTNAQ
- a CDS encoding cytochrome P450, translated to MPEIPHDIWPESTLALLLDPYRFISKHCRHYRSDLFQTRLMLRKTICMTGPEAAELFYDESRFIRNGAAPPWLLKTLFGQGGVQALDGEAHRHRKQMFMSLMSPERIEQLGAITAEGWRNYARKWAKMDRIVLYDEVNRLLSQSVCTWVGVSLPEPEVGKRTAELMAMFDKAAGFGRGHWLARLFRKRAERWIENLIEDIRAGRIKPPEESAAWVMAMHRDLNGQLLDRHTAAVELINVLRPTVAVSVFIVFAALSLYQYPVCRERLAAGEEGFADLFVQEVRRFYPFFPAVMAVVKQDFDWKGYRFPQGSKAALDLFGTNHDERSWEFPYEFQPDRFRHWEENAFSFIPQGGGEHYHGHRCPGEWIALELIKVASNFLARDLAYDVPEQDLGIDYRRLPALPRSRFVISNVRERV
- a CDS encoding adenosylcobalamin-dependent ribonucleoside-diphosphate reductase, yielding MNAHLHVIANTVTEIPLQDASIDIWDTKYRLKTKEGVAIDATIDETYQRVAKALSEVETGKNKQDQYYKEFLWALRQGAIPAGRIVSNAGALEHKPATSTINCTVSGTIADSMDDILAKVHEAGLTLKAGCGIGYEFSTLRPKNAYVSGAGAYTSGPLSFMDIYDKMCFTVSSAGGRRGAQMATFDVGHPDVIEFIRAKRENGRLRQFNLSLLITSEFVEAVKNDLPWPLSFPVTEKEVKVDKLDLNDKKQILWRDLPCKDGYIVNNDGLIACRITKTLPARRLWDIIMSSTYDYAEPGFILIDKVNEMNNNWFCENIRATNPCGEQPLPPYGSCLLGSINLTRFVRKPFTSEAHFDWDTYRKTVRIFTRMLDNVVEINGLPLAKQREEIFSKRRHGMGYLGLGSTLTLLAMKYGEADSLRFTEEVTKVMAVEGWKAGLALAKEKGPAPIMEQMFTVTGALLHKRPEMIADGYKIGDQVPGKVLHTKYSRYMQQLAKEEPELVAELAANGSRFTHHSSIAPTGTISLSLANNASNGIEPSFAHHYSRNVIRAGKKSKEKVDVFSFELLAYRALVNADAMPYSDDPARQLPDYFIAADDISPKQHVDIQAAAQKWIDSSISKTANVPTDFPYENFKSIYEYAYDMGLKGCTTFRFNPEVFQGVLVKESDLENTTYQFTLEDGHVVEFKGNEEVEYDGEIHTAANLFDALKEGYYGKF